From a single Azospirillum fermentarium genomic region:
- a CDS encoding FkbM family methyltransferase — MVVDNICCHSFFAQIDENSIIVDLGANHGEFAHSVIQRYGSRVFSAEPVPELAERITRHPRLTLLPVALSGAVGTMRINVYPDRCASGFDQYEGERAGQTIDTDTVTLAEFRRRNGIGRINLLKIDIEGAELDMFAAAADAEFADIDQITIEFHDFLYPETRPAVEAVKRRLQHLGFHMLPFSLDNTDVLFVNPKAGVGWRHRLWARTAVKYGRGIRRRLQRLT, encoded by the coding sequence ATGGTGGTCGATAACATTTGCTGCCATTCCTTCTTCGCACAGATTGATGAGAACAGCATCATCGTCGATCTGGGGGCCAATCATGGGGAATTCGCCCACTCGGTCATCCAGCGCTACGGCAGCCGGGTGTTCTCGGCCGAACCGGTGCCGGAACTGGCCGAACGGATCACCCGGCATCCCCGCCTGACGCTGCTGCCGGTCGCCCTGTCGGGGGCGGTGGGCACGATGCGGATCAACGTCTACCCCGACCGCTGCGCCAGCGGTTTCGATCAGTACGAGGGGGAGCGCGCGGGCCAGACCATCGACACCGATACCGTGACCCTGGCGGAGTTCCGGCGCCGCAACGGCATCGGGCGGATCAACCTGCTGAAGATCGACATCGAAGGGGCCGAACTGGACATGTTCGCCGCCGCCGCCGATGCCGAATTCGCCGACATCGACCAGATCACCATAGAATTCCACGATTTCCTTTACCCGGAAACCCGCCCGGCGGTGGAGGCGGTGAAAAGGCGCTTGCAGCACCTGGGTTTCCATATGCTGCCGTTCTCGCTCGACAACACCGACGTTCTGTTCGTCAACCCCAAGGCCGGGGTGGGCTGGCGGCACCGGCTTTGGGCACGGACCGCCGTGAAGTATGGCCGCGGCATCCGGCGCCGGTTGCAACGCCTGACCTGA
- a CDS encoding agmatine deiminase family protein: MTTPAARGFRMPGEWVPHTRCWMAWPCRPETWPEGRFDAATQAYAEVARAIAEFEPVTMVCDPADVAEASLACGAGGSGIQILPVPLSDSWIRDTGPSFVTDGRGALAGVHWGFNAWGGNYAECGKDREVGRLVLEHLGLERFRAPLVMEGGSFHVDGEGTLITTEQCLLNPNRNPHLSRDEIEQHLKDHLGVNTVIWLGEGYQDDETDGHIDEIACFARPGVVLALTTDDPADPNFKIFHDNLDRLSRARDAHGRALEVVTLPQPARRDENGMRLTLSYTNLYIANGGVVAPSFEDPHDDEAFRILRKVFADREVIQVPALDIVRGGGGIHCITQQQPAP; this comes from the coding sequence ATGACGACACCGGCAGCCCGCGGGTTCCGTATGCCCGGCGAATGGGTTCCCCACACCCGGTGCTGGATGGCGTGGCCATGCCGCCCGGAAACCTGGCCCGAAGGCCGGTTCGACGCCGCCACCCAAGCCTATGCCGAGGTGGCCCGCGCCATCGCGGAATTCGAGCCGGTCACCATGGTCTGCGATCCGGCCGACGTGGCCGAAGCGTCGCTGGCCTGCGGGGCAGGGGGAAGCGGCATCCAGATTCTGCCGGTTCCCCTGTCGGATTCCTGGATCCGCGACACCGGGCCCAGCTTCGTCACCGATGGCCGGGGCGCTCTGGCCGGCGTTCATTGGGGGTTCAACGCCTGGGGCGGCAACTACGCCGAGTGCGGCAAGGACCGCGAGGTCGGGCGGCTGGTGCTGGAACACCTGGGGCTGGAGCGGTTCCGGGCACCGCTGGTGATGGAGGGCGGCTCGTTCCATGTGGATGGGGAAGGGACGCTGATCACCACCGAACAATGCCTGCTGAACCCCAACCGCAACCCGCACCTGTCGCGGGACGAGATCGAACAGCACCTGAAGGACCATCTGGGGGTAAACACCGTCATCTGGCTGGGCGAGGGGTATCAGGACGACGAGACCGACGGACACATCGACGAGATCGCCTGTTTCGCCCGTCCCGGCGTGGTGCTGGCCCTGACCACCGACGATCCGGCGGACCCCAATTTCAAGATTTTTCACGACAATCTGGACCGGCTGAGCCGGGCCCGCGACGCCCATGGCCGCGCGCTGGAGGTGGTGACGCTGCCCCAGCCCGCCCGCCGGGACGAAAACGGGATGCGGCTGACCCTCTCCTACACCAACCTCTACATCGCCAACGGCGGCGTGGTCGCCCCGTCGTTCGAGGATCCCCACGACGACGAGGCGTTCCGCATCCTGCGCAAGGTCTTCGCCGACCGCGAGGTGATCCAGGTGCCGGCCCTGGACATCGTGCGCGGTGGGGGCGGCATCCACTGCATTACCCAACAGCAGCCGGCCCCGTGA
- a CDS encoding methyl-accepting chemotaxis protein, producing the protein MAFLNSLSIRTRLRLIGALSLAALGGLTLTTVVTNGTVADAVSENSLRQEQLRLITDLRVVRANVILAAMDTIVDRAEGVVQPERRKEMDGGVAELTNALPKLRQLADTPSERDEVRKLEASLGVLKTALADLTAAVTAKADDKAFDALDDRIDQAGDEEDKALSTLEASLTREVQGANTAMGDTLSRATVIAASGAAAMAVVLTLLLMWIGESIVIPLRSLRDCMEGLAGGRHDVTVPGTGGADEVAAMARTVEVFRANAQEKARLEHSAQQVKDESERTRRDALRTLADSLEGAVRQTVEAVAEAAQRMSGTARSLTTSAEDAHAQATTAAGASQQAAANLESVTATTGTLTDSIGAIARQVSASAEIARDAVTQTAQVSGRMGELTEAANRIGDVVQLITDIAGQTNLLALNATIEAARAGEAGKGFAVVATEVKNLANQTAKATEDIAAQVGDMQRATGETAAVIDAIVATIRRIDGIAAEIAAAVEQQGTATRDIARNVDQAAAGARSVTGSIQRVNDAARTTGTAARDVQTLAETLSGHASALRRDVEGFIGTLRRA; encoded by the coding sequence ATGGCGTTTCTGAATTCGCTTTCCATCCGCACCCGCCTGCGCCTGATCGGGGCCTTGTCCCTGGCAGCACTGGGCGGGTTGACTCTCACCACCGTGGTGACCAACGGCACCGTCGCCGATGCGGTTTCCGAAAACAGCCTGCGGCAGGAGCAGTTGCGCCTGATCACCGACCTGCGGGTGGTGCGGGCCAACGTCATTCTGGCGGCCATGGACACCATCGTGGACCGGGCCGAGGGGGTGGTGCAGCCCGAGCGGCGCAAGGAAATGGACGGGGGGGTGGCCGAACTGACCAATGCCCTGCCCAAGCTGCGGCAACTGGCCGACACCCCGTCGGAACGGGACGAGGTGCGCAAGCTGGAAGCCTCGCTGGGCGTGCTGAAGACGGCGCTCGCCGATCTGACCGCGGCGGTGACGGCCAAGGCCGACGACAAGGCGTTCGACGCTCTGGACGACCGCATCGACCAGGCCGGCGATGAGGAGGACAAGGCCCTGTCCACCCTGGAGGCTTCCCTCACCCGCGAGGTGCAGGGGGCGAACACCGCCATGGGCGATACCCTGTCCCGTGCAACGGTGATCGCGGCCAGCGGCGCCGCCGCCATGGCGGTGGTGCTGACGCTGCTGCTGATGTGGATCGGGGAGAGCATCGTCATCCCGCTGCGGTCCTTGCGCGATTGCATGGAGGGGCTGGCCGGCGGGCGCCACGATGTCACGGTGCCCGGCACCGGTGGTGCCGACGAGGTGGCCGCCATGGCCCGGACGGTGGAGGTGTTCCGCGCCAACGCCCAGGAAAAGGCCCGTCTTGAACACAGCGCGCAGCAGGTCAAGGACGAGAGTGAGCGAACCCGCCGGGACGCCCTGCGCACGCTGGCGGATTCCCTGGAAGGGGCGGTGCGCCAGACGGTGGAGGCGGTGGCCGAGGCCGCCCAGCGCATGAGCGGAACCGCCCGCAGCCTGACCACCAGCGCCGAGGATGCCCACGCCCAGGCCACCACCGCCGCCGGGGCTTCGCAGCAGGCGGCGGCCAATCTGGAATCGGTGACCGCCACCACCGGCACGCTCACCGATTCCATCGGCGCCATCGCCCGGCAGGTATCGGCCTCCGCCGAGATCGCGCGCGATGCGGTGACCCAGACGGCCCAGGTCAGCGGGCGCATGGGCGAACTGACGGAGGCCGCCAACCGCATCGGCGACGTGGTGCAGCTCATCACCGACATCGCCGGCCAGACCAATCTCCTGGCGCTCAACGCGACCATCGAGGCGGCGCGGGCGGGCGAGGCCGGCAAGGGCTTCGCCGTCGTGGCGACCGAGGTCAAGAATCTGGCCAATCAGACGGCCAAGGCCACCGAGGACATCGCGGCCCAGGTGGGCGACATGCAGCGGGCCACCGGCGAAACCGCGGCGGTGATCGACGCCATCGTCGCCACCATCCGCCGCATCGACGGCATCGCCGCCGAAATCGCCGCGGCAGTGGAGCAGCAGGGCACCGCCACCCGCGACATCGCCCGCAACGTGGACCAGGCGGCGGCGGGGGCGCGGTCGGTCACCGGCAGCATTCAGCGGGTGAACGACGCCGCCCGCACCACCGGCACCGCCGCCCGCGACGTGCAGACGCTGGCGGAAACCCTGTCGGGGCACGCTTCGGCCCTGCGGCGGGATGTGGAGGGCTTCATCGGCACCCTGCGGCGGGCGTGA